The Neochlamydia sp. S13 genome has a segment encoding these proteins:
- a CDS encoding calcium-binding protein — MEIIVAAYNESERAMGWYYYLQDTMTIPFKAKCIQSVSTSPLKIDEIIEIIGMNDEENCEYDMFVQVKWKDKETLGVPLKQLKGINVDDKTK, encoded by the coding sequence TTGGAAATTATCGTAGCTGCTTACAATGAGTCGGAACGAGCTATGGGATGGTATTACTACTTACAAGATACGATGACTATACCGTTTAAGGCTAAGTGTATCCAATCAGTCAGTACATCTCCGCTGAAAATAGATGAAATTATTGAGATTATTGGCATGAACGACGAAGAAAACTGCGAATACGATATGTTTGTACAAGTGAAATGGAAAGACAAAGAAACACTTGGTGTACCATTGAAGCAGCTCAAAGGTATTAATGTTGATGATAAAACCAAGTAA
- a CDS encoding NUDIX domain-containing protein: MNQIVRHGAYGVIFQDSKILLTQKNSGPYEGLWGLPGGAIEFGETPEATLKRELLEESSIAISKLEFLSVATSTGNYDNNGVPYGFHQVGLLYKILGWEKQPGFVPQEENRWVRLTDILQKELTPFALHAIYNLPTSKIWRPHNRIRGKVIGLAKHENRLLVCEVLNDDGVLKGWGPIGGGIEFGESAEEALKREIYEELGCNLVITGEPIFCENIFEHHGIKGHEIIFAFLIKLSDETIYTKNRFQIYEDRGSAHWVEWIPLDRFERSEAILFPSIIVDKIAEI, translated from the coding sequence ATGAATCAAATCGTTAGACATGGAGCTTATGGAGTTATATTTCAAGATTCCAAAATCCTCCTCACTCAAAAGAACTCAGGACCTTATGAGGGATTATGGGGACTTCCTGGAGGTGCTATTGAATTCGGTGAAACGCCAGAAGCAACACTTAAACGTGAGCTATTGGAAGAATCTTCTATAGCCATTTCTAAGTTAGAATTTTTAAGTGTAGCGACCTCTACTGGCAACTACGATAATAACGGTGTTCCATATGGATTCCATCAAGTTGGCCTTCTTTATAAAATATTAGGTTGGGAGAAACAGCCAGGTTTCGTGCCTCAAGAAGAAAACCGTTGGGTTAGGCTCACTGACATCCTTCAAAAGGAATTAACTCCATTTGCTCTTCATGCGATCTATAATCTACCAACAAGTAAAATATGGAGGCCTCATAACAGGATTAGGGGCAAGGTAATAGGTCTTGCAAAACACGAAAATCGATTGCTTGTCTGCGAGGTACTTAATGATGATGGCGTATTAAAAGGATGGGGCCCCATCGGAGGTGGTATTGAATTTGGTGAAAGTGCTGAAGAGGCTCTAAAGCGCGAAATTTATGAGGAGCTTGGATGTAATCTCGTCATTACAGGTGAACCTATATTCTGCGAAAACATTTTTGAACATCATGGGATTAAAGGACACGAAATTATTTTTGCCTTTCTCATTAAGCTTTCAGATGAAACCATCTACACGAAAAATCGTTTTCAGATTTATGAAGATAGAGGAAGTGCTCACTGGGTAGAATGGATTCCACTTGATCGGTTTGAAAGAAGCGAAGCCATATTATTTCCTTCAATTATAGTAGACAAAATCGCAGAGATCTAA
- a CDS encoding tyrosine-type recombinase/integrase: protein MTDNPCLRVTKFKKSKGRDRIASSDECLALLEECKNSRNEHLLPVMLLAITTGMRRGEILRVTWNCINFDRQEIYLKETKKGRTRSISIVGKVCELLRSHYLKRNALTP, encoded by the coding sequence ATGACTGATAACCCATGCTTACGAGTAACTAAATTTAAAAAATCAAAAGGAAGGGATAGAATTGCATCTTCTGATGAATGTCTTGCACTATTAGAAGAATGTAAAAATAGCCGTAATGAACATTTGTTGCCTGTTATGCTTTTGGCCATTACTACAGGGATGAGACGAGGAGAGATTTTGAGAGTAACATGGAATTGTATTAATTTTGATCGACAAGAGATCTACCTAAAAGAGACAAAGAAGGGCAGAACTCGAAGTATTTCTATAGTAGGAAAAGTTTGTGAACTTCTTCGATCTCATTATTTAAAAAGAAATGCCCTCACACCTTAG
- a CDS encoding type II toxin-antitoxin system RelE/ParE family toxin encodes MKQWIAYEGTEFTIEWFYDHKGHSQALGYFKEQPKDKQRKLLNLFRLMGDQGKIFDETKFRNEGDGIYAFKPQPDRYLCFFFKGKKIIVTNAFIKKTQKLPQGEKDQALKAYQSYEKRVKEGGYYEKES; translated from the coding sequence ATGAAGCAATGGATTGCTTACGAAGGAACCGAATTTACGATTGAGTGGTTTTATGATCATAAAGGACATAGCCAAGCACTTGGATACTTCAAAGAACAACCGAAAGATAAACAGAGAAAACTGCTCAACCTTTTCCGTTTAATGGGAGATCAGGGAAAAATCTTCGACGAAACGAAATTTAGAAATGAAGGAGATGGGATCTACGCTTTTAAGCCACAACCTGATCGTTATCTTTGCTTTTTCTTCAAAGGCAAGAAAATTATAGTGACGAACGCTTTTATCAAAAAAACGCAAAAACTTCCACAAGGTGAAAAGGATCAAGCGTTAAAAGCTTATCAAAGTTATGAGAAAAGAGTAAAAGAAGGAGGCTATTATGAAAAAGAAAGCTAA
- a CDS encoding helix-turn-helix domain-containing protein, translated as MKKKAKSTYEEFIEDDEQKDLLDKEYKELLLSELLIAAMEHDHISVRKLAAAAGVSPTIIQGLRSGSKKNITIDTLSKILDAVGYQIIFAPKHETGKRLKSA; from the coding sequence ATGAAAAAGAAAGCTAAGTCTACATATGAGGAATTCATCGAAGATGACGAACAAAAAGATTTACTGGATAAAGAATACAAAGAACTCCTCTTGTCTGAACTATTGATCGCCGCCATGGAACACGATCATATTTCTGTGAGAAAACTAGCGGCTGCTGCTGGTGTTTCTCCAACAATTATTCAGGGACTAAGATCTGGATCAAAAAAAAATATAACAATCGATACCCTGTCAAAAATTTTAGATGCTGTAGGATATCAAATTATTTTTGCTCCAAAGCATGAAACTGGAAAGCGATTAAAATCAGCGTAA
- the nusB gene encoding transcription antitermination factor NusB: MALPLQKLREIIFQMLYSYDIGKAHQQDMIELMMKELAVSRASVIMAQQKVEEIQAIQEEIDGMIAGASFSYAFDRIQTVERNILRLGVYELFFASNIPPKVAISEAVRMSRKFSTPESANFVNAVLDTLYKARAGEEIDLQKIYKTIEEMTQSEEKSSSLPLEKEMAEE; the protein is encoded by the coding sequence ATGGCTCTTCCCCTACAAAAATTACGTGAAATTATTTTTCAGATGCTATACAGCTATGATATTGGAAAAGCTCATCAACAAGATATGATTGAGCTAATGATGAAAGAGTTAGCCGTTTCTCGCGCTTCGGTTATTATGGCTCAACAGAAAGTGGAGGAAATACAAGCTATCCAAGAGGAAATTGATGGAATGATTGCAGGTGCTTCTTTTTCTTATGCATTTGATCGTATTCAAACTGTCGAGCGTAATATTTTGCGTCTAGGAGTTTATGAACTTTTCTTTGCAAGCAATATTCCCCCTAAGGTTGCTATAAGCGAAGCAGTCAGAATGTCAAGAAAATTTAGTACTCCCGAATCAGCAAATTTTGTTAATGCCGTTTTAGATACTTTGTACAAAGCACGAGCTGGTGAAGAAATAGACCTTCAAAAAATCTATAAAACTATTGAAGAAATGACTCAAAGCGAGGAAAAATCTAGCAGCCTTCCTTTAGAAAAAGAAATGGCTGAGGAATGA
- the murB gene encoding UDP-N-acetylmuramate dehydrogenase encodes MNDDKLSSKLQNNKLLKSVCTFGIGGAAQYYREVHTIEEMQTTLIYCHTRRLPFFILGKGSNCLFDDRGFAGLVIHNKIDFKHQQPEGIFHVGAGYNFSLLGSQTAREGWSGLEFASGIPGSVGGAVYMNAGANGKETHDSLKSVDFINQQGELKTFCKEELTYAYRTSIFQSIRGAIVGATFQLTPSTQARQKQIEIISYRKQTQPYSNKSAGCIFRNPDCHYAGALIEKAGLKGIHVGGAKVSEIHANFIVNTDNATSQEVLKLIEHIKEQVKIHCKVELESEVRYIPYEVERA; translated from the coding sequence GTGAATGATGATAAGCTATCTTCAAAGCTTCAAAATAACAAGCTGCTAAAAAGCGTATGCACCTTCGGGATTGGAGGTGCCGCCCAGTATTATCGAGAAGTCCATACGATTGAAGAGATGCAAACAACCCTTATTTATTGCCATACCCGTCGTCTTCCTTTTTTTATTTTAGGGAAAGGATCTAACTGCCTCTTTGATGATCGTGGATTTGCAGGCCTTGTGATTCACAATAAGATTGATTTTAAACATCAACAGCCAGAGGGAATCTTTCATGTAGGTGCAGGCTATAATTTCTCATTACTGGGTTCCCAGACTGCAAGAGAAGGCTGGTCAGGCCTAGAATTTGCCTCTGGGATACCTGGGAGCGTGGGTGGTGCTGTTTATATGAATGCAGGTGCAAATGGGAAAGAGACGCATGATTCTTTAAAATCCGTGGATTTTATCAATCAGCAGGGAGAATTAAAAACTTTTTGCAAAGAAGAACTCACTTATGCTTACCGTACCTCTATCTTTCAATCAATTCGAGGAGCAATTGTAGGGGCTACCTTTCAATTAACCCCTTCGACCCAGGCGCGTCAAAAGCAAATAGAAATCATTAGTTATCGTAAGCAAACGCAGCCTTACAGCAATAAATCAGCAGGATGTATTTTTCGCAATCCTGATTGCCATTATGCGGGGGCTCTAATAGAAAAAGCTGGTTTAAAAGGTATCCATGTGGGAGGAGCGAAAGTTTCTGAAATTCATGCTAATTTCATCGTTAATACGGATAATGCCACCTCTCAAGAAGTTTTAAAACTTATTGAGCACATAAAAGAACAGGTAAAAATTCATTGCAAGGTCGAGTTGGAAAGTGAAGTACGCTATATTCCTTATGAAGTGGAACGCGCATGA
- a CDS encoding PHP domain-containing protein: MKEFRADLHCHTTCSDGTSSPEDVIRMAAELGLSGLSITDHDTIDAYSQVLPLAQQLGMEIIPGVEFSSFQGEVSVHVLAYSFPIDSPIIKDFCKKHVERRLHRNREILKKLAAHGFPLEEEDVLAAIAGKVLNASRTIGRPHIALAMLKKGYIHSIPEAFNKYLGEGKSCYAPGEYFTLEDTINIIHQAKGLAIIAHPHLVDHPPTLKKLLEMNFDGIECYYAKFNQQAHKRWLKIAKHRKWLITGGSDYHGALKPHIPLGSSWVAKDYFDILKEHFDKVSLN, translated from the coding sequence ATGAAAGAGTTTAGAGCAGATCTTCATTGTCATACTACTTGTTCTGATGGAACCTCTTCACCGGAAGATGTCATAAGAATGGCCGCAGAACTAGGCTTATCCGGCTTATCCATTACTGATCATGATACTATTGATGCATATAGCCAAGTCCTGCCTCTAGCACAACAGCTAGGCATGGAAATCATTCCGGGCGTAGAATTTTCTTCTTTTCAAGGGGAGGTAAGCGTGCACGTTTTAGCCTATTCTTTTCCTATCGATAGCCCTATTATTAAAGATTTTTGTAAAAAACATGTGGAAAGGCGCCTTCATCGCAATCGCGAAATTTTAAAAAAACTTGCCGCCCATGGATTTCCTTTAGAGGAAGAAGATGTGTTAGCAGCTATTGCAGGCAAAGTTTTAAATGCTAGCAGAACGATAGGCAGGCCTCATATTGCTTTAGCTATGCTTAAAAAAGGCTATATTCATTCTATCCCTGAGGCTTTTAATAAGTATTTAGGTGAAGGAAAAAGCTGCTATGCCCCCGGTGAATATTTTACATTGGAAGATACCATTAACATTATTCATCAAGCCAAAGGGCTGGCTATCATTGCCCATCCTCATCTTGTGGATCATCCCCCCACTTTAAAAAAGCTTTTGGAGATGAATTTTGATGGAATAGAATGTTATTACGCTAAATTCAATCAACAAGCTCATAAGCGTTGGCTTAAAATAGCTAAACATCGCAAATGGTTAATTACTGGCGGCTCAGATTATCATGGTGCCCTTAAACCCCATATACCTTTAGGCTCTTCCTGGGTTGCCAAAGATTATTTTGA